The following is a genomic window from Spirosoma foliorum.
GTAATTTCTTTTAATACGGCATCAGCGGCCGGCTTCGTGGCCTCAACAGGATAGTTTACAACAACAGTAGCCCCAGCAGCCGCCATCGACTTGGCCACACCGGCTCCAATACCGCTGCTTGCCCCGGTTATAATGGCAATTTGTCCCTTCAATACTTGATCCATATCTTGTAAAGCTGTATTTGTTAAGTGTAAGTCGCAGCCGATACATTTGGTTTAAAAGTTATTCCTGTTTAGTAACCTTTAATCTGCCTGAACAAGACTTATCAGCGGCAAACTACAAACGATTTATGGATTATTACCCGAAATGAGTCTGTGTATCTGGGCATATTAAATGAATTTAATATGCCCAGATACACAGACTCAGCGTGCAGTTAAAGCTTGCGTTAGCTAAAGCGAAGGCTATCGGCAGTAATCTCTGACAAGCCTTTACACCCGATTAAGCCCAGTGTTAGTTCAAGATCAGCAAGCAGATTCCGAATAACTGTTTCTACCCCAGCCTGCCCATCCAGGGCAAGTCCATACACGTAAGGGCGTCCAACACATACGGCTTTTGCGCCTAGGGCTATAGCTTTTATTACATCGCCCCCCCCCTCGGATACCGCTATCCAACAGTACCGGAATCTGTCCATTAATAGCAGAAACAACAGCAGGCAACGCTTCAATGGTGCTAATAGATCCATCGACCTGCCTTCCCCCGTGGTTCGAGACAATAACGCCATCCATACCGTAATCAACGGCTCGGCGCGCATCGTCGGGATGTAAAATTCCCTTGAGGAGAATTGGCAACTTGGTCTGTTCCCGCAGAAAGGCGAGGTCATCCCAGGTAATGGTTGGATTGCTATAAATACCCGAAAACAACGAAACCGCCCCCATTGCCCGTCCAGAGCGTAATTTATGTAGGAACGATCCACTTGGATAACGCCGAACGGCACCTAGTAGATGGCGAATGGTTGTCGTTGTAATCGTTGGGCGAGCCTTGGGCGGTTGTTGGATGTACTCATCTAAAAGTTGCTGAAAAACGGGATCAGAGGTGTACTGTGCGAGGCCCTTTCCGTGCAAAAAAGGTAAGTGTCCCAACGACAAATCCTGGGTCCGCCAACCGAGCATGGTGGTATCGAGCGTCAGTACAATGGCGCTGCACTTACAGGCTTCAGCCCGCTGAACGAAACTACTGACCAACTCGCGGGAACGGCTCCAATAAAGCTGAAACAAACGCATCGAATTACCCATTACGGCCGAACAGTCTTCCATCGACACTGACGCCTGATTGGAAAAGATATAGGGTATGCCTGTTGCCTCAGCAGCCCTGGCCACCGCCAGATCGGCCTCGGGGTGGGCCATTTCCAAAACCCCAATGGGAGCTAATAAAATCGGCGAGGGTAGTTTCTGTCCGAATAGCTCAATACTCAGATCGGGATTTTCAACATTACGAAGCATTTTCGGGACTAGTTGCCACCGTTCAAACCCCTGCCGATTCGCCCGAACGGTTTGTTCATTCCCAGCCCCGCCTACAATATAGGCACTTGCCACCGGTGTCATTTTCTGGATAGCCGCCTGCTTCAACTGAAGCATACTGGCCGGAATTTTAGAAACCCGCC
Proteins encoded in this region:
- a CDS encoding alpha-hydroxy-acid oxidizing protein produces the protein MYGLALDGQAGVETVIRNLLADLELTLGLIGCKGLSEITADSLRFS
- a CDS encoding alpha-hydroxy-acid oxidizing protein, producing MRALEWQRKIYLDGFAGRVSKIPASMLQLKQAAIQKMTPVASAYIVGGAGNEQTVRANRQGFERWQLVPKMLRNVENPDLSIELFGQKLPSPILLAPIGVLEMAHPEADLAVARAAEATGIPYIFSNQASVSMEDCSAVMGNSMRLFQLYWSRSRELVSSFVQRAEACKCSAIVLTLDTTMLGWRTQDLSLGHLPFLHGKGLAQYTSDPVFQQLLDEYIQQPPKARPTITTTTIRHLLGAVRRYPSGSFLHKLRSGRAMGAVSLFSGIYSNPTITWDDLAFLREQTKLPILLKGILHPDDARRAVDYGMDGVIVSNHGGRQVDGSISTIEALPAVVSAINGQIPVLLDSGIRGGGRCNKSYSPRRKSRMCWTPLRVWTCPGWAGWGRNSYSESAC